A stretch of the Streptomyces sp. NBC_01428 genome encodes the following:
- a CDS encoding RrF2 family transcriptional regulator, whose amino-acid sequence MRISARADYAIRAALQLTASRDGGPIKAEAIADAQDIPHKFLEGILNDMRRGGLVLSRRGGNGGYRLAKAAESITIADVIRTVDGPLVSVRGVRPPELTYTGPAESLLPLWIALRSNVREILEGVSLADVASAQLPASVSALTTAPDAWVNP is encoded by the coding sequence ATGCGGATTTCAGCCAGGGCGGACTACGCGATCCGTGCCGCGCTCCAGCTCACCGCGTCCCGGGACGGCGGCCCGATCAAGGCCGAGGCCATCGCGGACGCCCAGGACATCCCGCACAAGTTCCTCGAAGGCATCCTGAACGACATGCGCCGAGGCGGCCTCGTACTGAGCCGGCGCGGCGGCAACGGCGGCTACCGTCTGGCCAAGGCGGCGGAGTCCATCACCATCGCCGACGTCATCCGTACGGTGGACGGCCCCCTGGTCTCCGTACGCGGGGTCCGCCCGCCGGAGCTGACCTACACCGGCCCCGCCGAGTCGCTGCTGCCCCTGTGGATCGCCCTGCGTTCCAACGTGCGTGAGATCCTGGAGGGCGTATCCCTCGCCGACGTCGCGTCGGCCCAACTGCCCGCCAGCGTCTCGGCGTTGACCACCGCACCGGACGCCTGGGTCAATCCCTGA
- a CDS encoding EF-hand domain-containing protein gives MASAFQERKLRGMFAAFDADGDGYLREDDFAALVGRWSRLPGVEPGTQLRTRVETLLMGWWAALLQAGDANGDGRVDMRELLSLVDQLPAMADAVTATADTVFDAVDTNGDGRISPEEHRRLVETWNGLPVDMTGVFELLDLNGDGHLSREEFASLWRQFWISDDPKEPGNWLCGRIPA, from the coding sequence ATGGCCAGTGCGTTTCAGGAGCGAAAGCTCAGAGGGATGTTCGCCGCGTTCGACGCGGACGGCGACGGCTATCTGCGCGAGGACGACTTCGCGGCGCTCGTCGGCCGTTGGAGCCGCCTCCCGGGAGTGGAGCCCGGGACCCAGTTGCGTACGCGGGTGGAGACACTGCTGATGGGCTGGTGGGCGGCCCTGCTGCAAGCCGGTGACGCCAACGGGGACGGCAGGGTCGACATGAGGGAACTGCTGTCCCTCGTCGACCAGTTGCCCGCGATGGCCGACGCCGTCACCGCGACCGCCGACACGGTCTTCGACGCCGTCGACACCAACGGGGACGGCCGGATCTCACCGGAGGAGCACCGTCGCCTCGTCGAGACCTGGAACGGGCTGCCCGTCGACATGACAGGCGTCTTCGAGCTCCTCGACCTGAACGGCGACGGCCACCTCAGCCGCGAGGAGTTCGCGTCGCTCTGGCGCCAGTTCTGGATCAGCGACGACCCGAAGGAACCGGGCAACTGGCTCTGCGGCCGCATCCCGGCCTGA
- a CDS encoding glutaredoxin domain-containing protein, which produces MMRAWFLPLLLVLVGSLAATGSALRGSPGLGVVLLLVFVLLGAVHSPLAFPRSVGALEAQRRSAVDGRPVVFWRAGCSYCLRLRMRLGRDSRQVHWVDIWRDPAGAEVVRAANDGNETVPTVLVAGRPHVNPDPEWVRAQITSAPR; this is translated from the coding sequence ATGATGCGCGCCTGGTTCCTGCCTCTGCTGTTGGTGCTCGTCGGCTCGCTGGCGGCGACCGGGTCGGCCCTGCGCGGGAGTCCTGGCCTCGGGGTCGTCCTCCTGCTGGTGTTCGTGCTGCTCGGGGCCGTGCACTCGCCTCTGGCCTTCCCCCGGTCGGTCGGTGCCCTCGAAGCGCAGCGCCGGAGCGCGGTCGACGGCCGGCCGGTCGTCTTCTGGCGGGCGGGATGCTCGTACTGTCTGCGGTTGCGCATGCGGCTGGGCCGTGACTCCCGTCAGGTCCACTGGGTGGACATCTGGCGCGATCCCGCGGGCGCGGAGGTGGTGCGGGCGGCCAACGACGGCAACGAGACCGTTCCTACGGTCCTCGTCGCGGGCCGCCCTCACGTCAACCCGGACCCGGAGTGGGTGCGCGCGCAGATCACCTCCGCACCGCGCTAG
- a CDS encoding alanine--tRNA ligase-related protein produces MQTEQIVRTFVEYFEERGHRRVTGSTLLPPSGGPVLFTTSGMHPLTPYLLGRPHPLGRRLVNVQRCLRTTDLEEVGDDTHLTVFEMLGSWSLGDYEGPQSLDWGHRLLTEGLGIDPSLLYATVFAGDEQTGPDTDSLGLWQERGVPVELTVEDNWWSNGPVGPCGPDSEIFLWSGDTPPRSTPTCDDRWVEVWNHVMMRHRRLEDGSLVPLPHRSVDTGLGLERLACLLQGKSSVFDCDVFEPWRRLVPSLWPLDEPSLRLVVDHLRSSVVVVGDGVRPSATGQGYVLRRLVRRVLTTLWRDEPSRTLGDLPDELLLHTLDHFRQDVDPGEVRQVLLDEERRFGRLMERGRQLLARLRFQGPLGDEDFHYLHDTHGLPRDLVLNLREE; encoded by the coding sequence ATGCAAACGGAGCAGATCGTCCGCACGTTCGTCGAGTACTTCGAGGAGCGCGGTCATCGCCGCGTCACCGGCTCGACCCTGCTGCCGCCGAGCGGCGGCCCGGTGCTGTTCACCACCTCGGGCATGCACCCCCTCACCCCGTATCTGCTGGGCCGGCCTCATCCGCTCGGCAGACGACTGGTCAACGTGCAGCGCTGTCTGCGGACCACAGACCTGGAAGAGGTCGGCGACGACACCCACCTGACGGTCTTCGAGATGCTCGGCTCCTGGTCGCTCGGCGACTACGAGGGGCCGCAGAGCCTCGACTGGGGACACCGGCTGCTCACCGAGGGGCTGGGGATCGATCCGAGCCTGCTGTACGCCACTGTCTTCGCCGGTGACGAGCAGACCGGGCCGGACACGGACTCCCTCGGGCTGTGGCAGGAACGCGGAGTCCCCGTGGAACTCACCGTCGAGGACAACTGGTGGTCCAACGGACCGGTCGGGCCGTGCGGCCCCGACTCGGAGATCTTCCTGTGGAGCGGGGACACGCCTCCCCGCTCGACGCCCACTTGTGACGATCGCTGGGTCGAGGTGTGGAACCACGTGATGATGCGCCATCGCCGGCTCGAGGACGGATCCCTCGTGCCGCTTCCCCACCGCAGCGTCGACACCGGACTCGGCCTGGAACGGCTCGCCTGCCTGCTCCAGGGGAAGTCGTCCGTCTTCGACTGCGACGTCTTCGAACCCTGGCGCCGCCTCGTACCGTCCCTGTGGCCGCTGGACGAACCCTCGCTCCGCCTGGTCGTCGACCATTTGCGCTCGTCCGTCGTGGTCGTCGGCGACGGCGTGCGCCCGTCCGCCACGGGCCAGGGCTACGTACTGCGCCGCCTCGTGCGCCGGGTGCTCACCACCCTGTGGCGGGACGAACCGTCCCGCACACTCGGCGACCTGCCGGACGAACTGCTGCTCCACACCCTCGATCACTTCCGTCAGGACGTGGATCCCGGCGAGGTCCGGCAGGTCCTGCTGGACGAGGAGCGCCGGTTCGGCCGTCTCATGGAGCGCGGCCGGCAACTCCTGGCCCGCCTCCGCTTCCAAGGCCCGCTGGGGGACGAGGACTTCCACTACCTGCACGACACGCACGGCCTGCCGCGCGACCTGGTCCTCAACCTGCGGGAGGAGTGA
- a CDS encoding acyl-CoA dehydrogenase family protein: MGPATAPSGAEPESDGTGPGRAHWLHVARETADDLATDAVAREQAGKIPFDEVSRLRESGLLALLVPAESGGGAGDWSTAYAVVREIAAADGAIGQLLGCHYFLSWSARHFAQSAAVTPQPQPHRRTAAQHKSAGEQACWAGGFARQEPSPTLARKGGHYVLNGRQRYATGVLVADRLAVRAERADTGEPLAVAVDPAHHGVRIDADADTFGQRLAAGGSVEFDNVPVPARDVLGSLSADEDVLSPLTALSSPVGRLVSVQLLLGMAEGVLAEAREYSRAGHSVWHPAWPVGSPQDPHVLTAFGELTVLVRSASALAAQALDAVHVGLARGEDLTYDECAEVSALVAMAEAAASRAAQESTARALDIVGPRAASARLGFDRFWRNVRTHTLHEPVAHRVRDVGDYFLNGAHPPFALPF, encoded by the coding sequence ATGGGCCCCGCCACCGCGCCGTCCGGAGCCGAGCCGGAGTCCGACGGAACCGGGCCCGGTCGCGCCCACTGGCTGCACGTCGCCCGCGAGACGGCCGACGACCTGGCCACGGACGCGGTGGCGAGGGAGCAGGCCGGGAAGATCCCGTTCGACGAGGTGTCCCGCCTGCGGGAGTCGGGGCTGCTGGCGCTGCTCGTGCCGGCGGAGTCCGGGGGCGGGGCCGGGGACTGGTCCACGGCCTATGCCGTGGTCCGGGAGATCGCCGCAGCCGACGGCGCGATCGGTCAACTGCTCGGCTGTCACTACTTCCTGTCCTGGAGCGCCCGGCACTTCGCCCAGTCCGCCGCCGTCACCCCGCAGCCCCAGCCGCACCGCAGAACTGCGGCCCAGCACAAGTCGGCCGGCGAGCAGGCGTGTTGGGCGGGCGGGTTCGCCCGGCAGGAACCGTCGCCGACCCTGGCGCGGAAGGGTGGCCACTACGTTCTCAACGGCCGGCAGAGGTACGCCACCGGTGTCCTCGTGGCCGACCGGCTGGCCGTCCGGGCGGAGCGGGCCGACACGGGCGAACCCCTCGCCGTCGCCGTCGACCCCGCCCATCACGGTGTGCGGATCGACGCCGACGCCGACACCTTCGGCCAGCGGCTCGCCGCCGGAGGCAGTGTGGAGTTCGACAACGTTCCCGTCCCCGCCCGCGACGTACTCGGCTCACTGTCCGCGGACGAGGACGTCCTGTCGCCCCTGACGGCCCTTTCCTCCCCGGTCGGACGCCTGGTCTCCGTCCAGCTCCTGCTCGGCATGGCCGAGGGTGTGCTCGCCGAGGCGCGCGAGTACAGCAGAGCGGGCCACTCCGTCTGGCACCCCGCCTGGCCGGTCGGCTCGCCGCAGGACCCTCACGTGCTGACGGCCTTCGGGGAACTCACCGTCCTCGTACGCTCCGCGTCCGCGCTGGCCGCCCAGGCGCTGGACGCCGTGCACGTCGGTCTGGCGCGCGGGGAGGACCTCACCTACGACGAGTGCGCGGAGGTCTCCGCCCTGGTGGCCATGGCCGAGGCCGCCGCCTCCAGGGCGGCGCAGGAGTCCACCGCCCGCGCCCTCGACATCGTCGGCCCCCGCGCGGCCTCCGCACGCCTCGGCTTCGACCGCTTCTGGCGCAACGTCCGGACCCACACGCTGCACGAACCGGTCGCCCACCGGGTCCGCGACGTCGGCGACTACTTCCTGAACGGCGCCCACCCGCCGTTCGCCCTGCCCTTCTGA
- a CDS encoding alcohol dehydrogenase catalytic domain-containing protein encodes MSTYRVAEVRTANGPFEIAEREVPKPGPGHVRVRVEACGICHSDAFFISAGLPGVTFPLVAGHEIAGRIEEVGEGVYEGWTTGERVGVGWFGGSCLHCRPCRQGDFIVCENLKVPGWSYDGGFAESVIVPQDALARIPDGLSFTEAAPLGCAGVTVYNSLRRSSARPGDLVAVLGLGGLGHLGVQYAVAMGFETVVVARGGAKAELAEQLGAHHYIDSTAGSPSEALQALGGAKAVLSTAASSQATSAVIDGLLPRGELIVVGADMSSLDVTPTQLLIPGRIVRGHPSGTSQDVEDAMGFSALFGIRPMIETVPLDGVGDAYQRMLSGDARFRMVVTMS; translated from the coding sequence ATGAGCACCTATCGAGTCGCGGAGGTCCGGACCGCGAACGGTCCGTTCGAGATCGCCGAACGGGAGGTGCCCAAGCCGGGCCCCGGGCACGTACGCGTACGCGTCGAGGCCTGCGGGATCTGCCACAGCGACGCCTTCTTCATCAGCGCCGGGCTGCCCGGCGTGACCTTCCCGCTCGTCGCCGGCCATGAGATCGCCGGGCGGATCGAGGAGGTCGGCGAAGGCGTCTACGAGGGCTGGACGACGGGCGAGCGCGTCGGCGTGGGCTGGTTCGGCGGAAGCTGCCTCCACTGCAGGCCGTGCCGTCAGGGCGACTTCATCGTCTGCGAGAACCTCAAGGTCCCCGGCTGGAGTTACGACGGCGGGTTCGCCGAGTCCGTGATCGTGCCCCAGGACGCGCTGGCGCGGATCCCGGACGGACTGTCCTTCACGGAGGCGGCGCCTCTCGGCTGCGCGGGCGTGACCGTCTACAACAGCCTGCGGCGCAGCTCGGCCCGCCCCGGTGACCTGGTCGCCGTGCTCGGACTCGGCGGTCTCGGGCATCTGGGCGTCCAGTACGCGGTCGCCATGGGCTTCGAGACCGTGGTCGTCGCGCGCGGCGGCGCCAAGGCGGAACTGGCCGAACAGCTCGGAGCGCACCACTACATCGACAGCACCGCCGGTTCGCCCTCCGAGGCGTTGCAGGCGCTCGGCGGTGCCAAGGCCGTGCTGTCCACCGCCGCGAGTTCCCAGGCGACCTCGGCCGTCATCGACGGACTGCTGCCCCGTGGTGAACTCATCGTGGTGGGCGCGGACATGTCGTCCCTGGACGTCACTCCCACCCAACTCCTCATCCCGGGCAGGATCGTTCGCGGTCATCCGTCCGGCACGTCGCAGGACGTCGAGGACGCGATGGGTTTCAGCGCGCTCTTCGGGATCCGGCCGATGATCGAGACCGTGCCGCTGGACGGAGTGGGTGACGCCTATCAGCGGATGCTGTCCGGTGACGCCCGGTTCCGCATGGTCGTGACCATGTCCTGA
- a CDS encoding alkaline phosphatase, translating into MSLDARRARRFAAPSAAAVAAAVVTMVVNPTLGASASAPQATAKAKTPTAKNVIFINGDGMGAATRQAARLHLAGLGGQLAMDKLPVSGQLTTEPDDPKAVVTDSAAAATAWATGEKTYNGAISVDVDGNPLATLGQQAKAAGKATGLVTTAQVTDASPAAFFSNTANRSAQDEIARQYIEVSKPDVILGGGEDWWLPAGSAGAFKDQPVEDPSEASKGTKGDLIKKAKKAGYSYVNSADQLSRAKNGKLLGLFANEEMFQQRSEGQGDVYSPVVGLSTMTSKALGTLDKNKKGFFLMVEEEGVDEFAHANNGARVLQSMQELEKTVAVARAYVATHPDTLLVITGDHETGGLAVEESDAADESGTGVSAEDGPFGIRGSEKKFYIDWTTSGHTGVDVPVTAVGPLSDRFTGKHPNTHVYDVLRQSLTRR; encoded by the coding sequence GTGTCCCTGGATGCTCGTAGGGCTCGTCGGTTCGCCGCTCCCTCGGCCGCCGCAGTCGCGGCCGCGGTGGTGACGATGGTGGTCAACCCGACGCTGGGCGCGTCGGCCTCGGCTCCGCAGGCCACGGCCAAGGCCAAGACCCCGACCGCGAAGAACGTCATCTTCATCAACGGTGACGGCATGGGCGCCGCCACGCGCCAGGCCGCTCGCCTGCACCTCGCCGGTCTGGGGGGTCAGCTCGCCATGGACAAGCTGCCCGTCTCGGGACAGCTGACCACCGAGCCGGATGACCCGAAGGCCGTCGTCACCGACTCGGCCGCCGCGGCGACGGCGTGGGCCACGGGCGAGAAGACCTACAACGGCGCGATCAGTGTCGACGTGGACGGCAACCCGCTCGCCACGCTCGGCCAGCAGGCGAAGGCGGCCGGGAAGGCCACCGGCCTGGTCACCACCGCGCAGGTCACCGACGCGTCACCGGCGGCGTTCTTCTCGAACACCGCCAACCGTTCGGCGCAGGACGAGATCGCCCGTCAGTACATCGAGGTGTCCAAGCCCGACGTCATCCTCGGCGGCGGCGAGGACTGGTGGCTGCCCGCGGGCAGCGCCGGCGCCTTCAAGGACCAGCCCGTGGAGGATCCGTCCGAGGCCAGCAAGGGCACCAAGGGCGACCTGATCAAGAAGGCCAAGAAGGCCGGCTACTCGTACGTCAACAGCGCGGACCAGCTCAGCCGGGCCAAGAACGGCAAGCTCCTCGGTCTCTTCGCCAACGAGGAGATGTTCCAGCAGCGCTCCGAGGGCCAGGGCGACGTGTACAGCCCGGTGGTCGGTCTCTCGACCATGACCAGCAAGGCCCTGGGAACGCTGGACAAGAACAAGAAGGGCTTCTTCCTCATGGTCGAGGAGGAGGGTGTGGACGAGTTCGCCCACGCCAACAACGGCGCCCGTGTCCTGCAGTCCATGCAGGAACTCGAGAAGACCGTCGCCGTGGCCCGCGCCTACGTCGCCACGCACCCCGACACCCTGCTGGTCATCACCGGTGACCACGAGACCGGCGGCCTGGCCGTCGAGGAGTCGGACGCGGCCGACGAGTCCGGCACCGGAGTCTCCGCCGAGGACGGCCCCTTCGGCATCCGCGGCAGCGAGAAGAAGTTCTACATCGACTGGACCACGTCCGGTCACACCGGAGTCGACGTACCGGTGACGGCGGTGGGCCCCCTGTCGGACCGCTTCACCGGCAAGCACCCCAACACCCACGTGTACGACGTGCTGCGCCAGTCCCTGACGCGCCGCTGA